In Chitinophagales bacterium, one genomic interval encodes:
- a CDS encoding nucleotidyl transferase AbiEii/AbiGii toxin family protein, with translation MSLSENDYKNLYKLQDKVFDEISEHTGPLYLTGGTALGRFFLNHRYSDDIDFFANSDQLFKKTVSKIRLILEQNFETNPDKLILYDDFIRVWVMNSESELKVEFVNDVPYRWGKSIVSSTKKINIDNPGNILSNKLGAVVGRGEPKDVFDVIHLSLNYSFNWAEIFEHTIRKSVVAEQDVAMRLNTFPVDLFATQPWLKNSVDIDQMREKLETISDDFLFARDNSLGKDKTPITKAKIIE, from the coding sequence ATGAGTTTATCCGAAAACGATTACAAAAATCTGTATAAACTGCAGGACAAGGTATTCGATGAAATATCAGAACATACAGGCCCACTTTATCTCACAGGTGGTACAGCTCTGGGCAGGTTTTTTCTAAATCACAGGTACAGTGATGATATTGATTTTTTCGCAAATTCAGATCAATTATTTAAAAAAACAGTTTCAAAAATCAGGCTTATTCTTGAGCAAAATTTTGAAACAAATCCTGATAAACTTATTCTTTATGATGATTTTATCAGAGTTTGGGTGATGAACAGCGAGAGTGAGCTTAAAGTAGAGTTTGTAAATGATGTACCATACAGGTGGGGCAAATCAATTGTAAGCAGCACTAAAAAAATCAACATTGATAATCCCGGTAATATTTTATCAAATAAACTAGGAGCTGTTGTGGGCAGGGGTGAACCAAAGGATGTATTTGATGTCATCCACTTATCGCTCAATTATTCCTTTAACTGGGCTGAAATCTTTGAGCATACCATCCGAAAATCTGTTGTGGCAGAACAAGACGTGGCCATGCGACTAAACACTTTCCCCGTTGATCTTTTTGCAACCCAGCCCTGGCTTAAGAATTCAGTGGATATTGATCAAATGCGCGAAAAGTTGGAAACCATTTCCGATGATTTTCTTTTTGCAAGGGATAATTCGCTGGGAAAAGACAAAACGCCCATTACAAAAGCGAAAATCATTGAATAA